The following are encoded in a window of Risungbinella massiliensis genomic DNA:
- a CDS encoding glycosyltransferase: MKKVGLIMRKIQLQQQQGPLVYANMLKEISNELGVLIEFITPERFVSDYHELEGYEYEKGDLLNYDIVLDKLMSKNITHVIYSVIGFSFLRMFFPNSTFFSHSFPDESLEGSSMMTPFMQMVSKAIVQTEYLKDKICNFGTSDVHVIPIGFDEHLSQKHYDESQIVNNRVLWIGRDESFRQPEVVIDFAQKNPDVDVHMVFGGERYQESIKRFDIPSNLTLHFALSRPEIFQLMNTCKVYWCSSTYDTFGIPIAEALSMGKFVIKPEHPCYNHFNSQHIYAGNKENWGDLVNMALHFEHNVSNENRRYAYDHFSRTKMKKGYLEFFDKWL; the protein is encoded by the coding sequence TTGAAAAAAGTTGGCTTAATTATGCGCAAAATTCAACTTCAGCAACAACAAGGACCTTTGGTGTATGCAAATATGCTAAAAGAGATATCAAATGAATTGGGCGTCCTTATCGAGTTTATTACACCCGAACGATTTGTTTCTGACTATCATGAATTAGAAGGGTATGAATATGAAAAAGGCGACCTTCTCAATTATGATATTGTGCTGGACAAGCTTATGTCGAAAAATATTACCCATGTTATTTACAGTGTAATAGGATTCTCCTTTTTAAGAATGTTTTTTCCCAACAGCACCTTTTTTTCGCATAGCTTTCCTGATGAATCCCTAGAAGGTTCCAGTATGATGACCCCTTTTATGCAAATGGTCTCCAAGGCGATCGTCCAAACAGAATACTTGAAAGATAAAATATGCAACTTTGGTACAAGCGATGTTCATGTGATTCCAATTGGATTTGATGAGCATCTCTCCCAAAAACATTATGATGAATCCCAAATTGTAAATAATCGAGTATTGTGGATTGGAAGAGATGAGTCATTCCGACAACCAGAAGTGGTAATCGATTTTGCCCAAAAGAATCCAGATGTAGATGTACACATGGTTTTTGGTGGTGAACGATACCAAGAAAGTATCAAAAGGTTTGATATCCCATCCAACTTAACCCTTCATTTTGCTCTTTCTAGACCCGAAATATTTCAATTGATGAACACATGTAAGGTATATTGGTGCAGTTCCACCTATGATACTTTTGGCATCCCGATTGCAGAAGCCCTATCCATGGGGAAATTTGTAATTAAGCCCGAACATCCATGCTACAATCACTTCAACTCCCAACATATCTATGCAGGGAATAAGGAAAACTGGGGTGATTTGGTCAATATGGCACTACATTTTGAACATAATGTTTCCAATGAAAATAGACGATACGCATATGATCATTTTTCGAGAACTAAGATGAAAAAAGGGTATCTCGAGTTTTTTGATAAGTGGCTTTAG
- a CDS encoding RNA polymerase sigma factor: protein MKIKKKPKPNTNEFDAFREILQTHQTTIFQFVYRMVGNRADAEDLTQEIFWKAYRKLDTFEEDSSLSTWIHRIASNTCLDHLRKKQHQTEYVDDWELLEYRINLPPVKNTLDIVIQQENLEQVQVSLAKLPEKQRLVFLLYYQQDLSYREIAEILQIPLKTVGTYLHRSRSQLRTSLETIWKEEF, encoded by the coding sequence ATGAAAATCAAGAAAAAACCCAAACCAAATACGAACGAATTTGATGCTTTCCGTGAGATCCTCCAAACACACCAAACAACAATCTTCCAATTCGTATATAGGATGGTAGGGAACCGCGCAGATGCAGAGGATTTGACACAAGAAATCTTTTGGAAAGCATATCGCAAGCTTGATACCTTTGAAGAAGATTCTTCACTCAGCACATGGATACATCGAATTGCGTCCAATACTTGTTTGGATCATCTTCGTAAAAAGCAGCATCAGACTGAATATGTAGATGATTGGGAATTATTAGAGTATCGCATAAATCTTCCTCCTGTAAAAAATACGCTAGACATAGTAATACAACAGGAGAATTTGGAACAAGTTCAGGTATCATTAGCGAAATTACCTGAGAAACAGCGACTGGTTTTTCTACTCTATTATCAGCAAGATCTTTCCTATCGGGAGATAGCGGAGATTTTGCAAATCCCTCTAAAAACAGTAGGAACATATCTTCATCGTAGCCGTTCCCAGCTAAGAACTAGTCTTGAGACTATCTGGAAGGAGGAATTCTAA
- a CDS encoding LolA family protein, whose protein sequence is MKHKDLFSIIGLAGLIITGVVGCSSTEAVTPDKIVDKLLADAEKSPAFYAEYKMDEYNEDKLQTSTKFKEWRDSTNTNAKVEATDSTGKKNTTWKTGTKLLSYEEGAPTAMEVSFEGEETILGINQRESLMKMIGQIQKTHDFQNIGTEQILGRNTHHLLAKPKQNQKSIFGEMELWVDHESWIPTKFILQTGNTKSIVEYTKLEISPKWPADLFEAKLPANVTIQKIDSSTNQEKIITPAEAEKILGKKVLALPKPYQLEKVTALELKGELNRTEVSYTYLKDGVPALTLTVFPSPGGPIADIDLGEEKITVRGKEGSYMEVIKNINWDEDGLRYGIMITHPDLKKEEILKVLADI, encoded by the coding sequence ATGAAACACAAAGATTTGTTTAGCATCATTGGCCTAGCAGGTCTGATTATAACGGGTGTAGTAGGATGTTCCTCCACAGAAGCAGTAACTCCTGATAAAATCGTAGACAAATTACTAGCTGATGCAGAGAAAAGTCCTGCCTTTTATGCGGAATACAAAATGGATGAATACAATGAAGACAAACTGCAAACAAGTACTAAGTTCAAAGAATGGAGAGATAGTACCAATACAAATGCAAAAGTGGAAGCCACTGATTCCACGGGTAAAAAAAATACTACTTGGAAAACAGGAACGAAATTACTCTCCTATGAAGAGGGTGCTCCTACCGCTATGGAAGTGAGTTTCGAGGGTGAAGAGACTATCCTAGGTATAAATCAACGAGAGTCGTTAATGAAAATGATTGGACAAATTCAAAAGACCCATGATTTTCAAAATATCGGGACAGAGCAAATCTTGGGAAGAAATACACATCATCTCCTAGCAAAACCAAAACAAAATCAGAAGTCCATATTTGGAGAAATGGAATTATGGGTAGATCACGAAAGCTGGATTCCAACAAAGTTTATTCTTCAAACAGGAAATACAAAATCCATTGTAGAGTACACCAAGCTGGAAATATCACCAAAATGGCCAGCAGATCTCTTTGAAGCCAAACTCCCTGCTAATGTCACCATTCAAAAAATCGATAGTTCTACCAATCAAGAGAAAATTATCACTCCAGCAGAAGCCGAAAAAATTCTTGGCAAGAAGGTACTTGCCCTTCCGAAGCCTTATCAGTTAGAAAAGGTAACCGCACTGGAACTAAAAGGGGAATTAAATCGTACAGAAGTAAGCTATACGTATCTGAAAGATGGAGTTCCAGCACTCACCTTAACTGTTTTTCCGTCTCCTGGAGGTCCAATAGCGGATATTGATCTTGGCGAAGAAAAAATCACGGTACGTGGAAAAGAAGGCTCCTACATGGAAGTAATTAAAAACATTAATTGGGATGAAGATGGGCTTCGTTATGGTATTATGATCACCCATCCAGATCTGAAGAAAGAAGAAATATTAAAAGTGTTAGCCGACATTTAG
- a CDS encoding response regulator transcription factor, producing MSNKHYKLLLVEDDPSIARVIQDHLRSHYDITWASTGREGWEDFQASSFDLALIDFMLPEMDGITLAHRIRQSDEIPILIISARHEDEHKIRGLGLGADDYITKPFSLDVLTAKIASHIRRYHRYQQPEVPTEEMLWKYAGDLVLDWSTERIFRQQIEISLTSKERQLLFHLAKHPFQSFSKEELLDWIWNQESSDAHTVTVHMRSLRKKLQDPVKKPLYLETLWGIGYRFIGERLS from the coding sequence ATGTCAAACAAACATTACAAACTCCTATTAGTAGAAGATGACCCTTCGATCGCCCGCGTTATTCAAGATCACCTTCGCAGTCACTATGACATCACTTGGGCTTCTACTGGTAGAGAAGGTTGGGAGGACTTTCAGGCAAGCTCCTTTGATCTGGCTTTGATCGACTTTATGCTGCCAGAGATGGATGGAATTACACTCGCCCATCGGATACGCCAATCGGATGAGATTCCAATCCTCATCATCAGTGCTCGTCATGAAGATGAACATAAGATACGAGGTTTAGGATTGGGAGCGGACGACTATATTACCAAACCCTTCAGCCTAGATGTGTTAACAGCCAAGATCGCCTCTCATATCCGACGCTACCATCGTTATCAACAACCAGAAGTCCCCACAGAGGAAATGCTGTGGAAATATGCCGGTGATTTGGTACTGGATTGGAGTACGGAGCGGATTTTTCGTCAGCAAATCGAAATCTCCTTGACCAGCAAAGAACGACAACTACTCTTTCACCTAGCAAAACATCCGTTTCAATCCTTTTCCAAAGAAGAGTTGCTGGATTGGATCTGGAACCAAGAGAGCTCCGATGCCCATACTGTCACCGTTCATATGCGCAGCCTACGCAAAAAACTCCAAGACCCGGTAAAGAAACCTCTTTATCTGGAGACTCTCTGGGGAATCGGGTATCGCTTTATCGGGGAGAGGTTATCTTGA
- a CDS encoding zf-HC2 domain-containing protein gives MENHWSCEEVKIFLPELVRDRLPIQETIEIRDHLQTCSLCQTAYFVAMEDEQRFSVLFRSSVVNEEETAKQPNNCSSDIKLVLPNHQNNTSDFIWIQLVGRIAGSISIFVIGFVLYWLYQNQLQLSLQAFFEDTNGTSLLYHWWAVLYSLPDAILGWLPETWLFLLRNLFSLLVPIGTAWFLYGLFFWKTNEEVAG, from the coding sequence ATGGAAAATCATTGGAGCTGTGAAGAAGTAAAGATCTTTTTACCTGAACTAGTACGAGATCGTCTGCCTATTCAAGAAACAATCGAGATTAGGGATCATCTACAAACTTGTTCCCTTTGCCAAACAGCCTATTTCGTTGCGATGGAAGATGAGCAACGCTTTTCTGTACTTTTCCGTTCGTCTGTAGTAAACGAAGAAGAAACAGCGAAACAACCTAACAATTGCTCATCTGATATAAAACTAGTTCTACCGAATCATCAAAACAACACATCAGACTTTATCTGGATTCAGCTTGTTGGTCGCATCGCAGGCTCAATCTCCATCTTCGTAATTGGATTTGTTCTGTATTGGCTCTATCAAAATCAACTACAACTCAGCTTGCAAGCGTTTTTCGAAGACACAAATGGAACTTCCCTCCTCTATCATTGGTGGGCAGTGCTTTACTCTCTTCCAGATGCCATTCTAGGCTGGTTACCAGAAACGTGGTTGTTCCTGTTACGGAATCTCTTCTCCCTGTTGGTTCCGATTGGTACAGCATGGTTTTTATACGGATTATTTTTTTGGAAAACAAATGAGGAGGTAGCTGGATGA
- a CDS encoding TerC family protein: MNYFTPDFLSALLSIIIIDLVLAGDNAIVIGLAAKNVPKDRQKSVIIWGTAGAIVMRIILTLIVVWLLAIPGLRLIGGILLLWIAFKLLVEEKGHDISAKNTFWSALMTIIIADTVMSLDNVLAIASAANNAEHSNQLLVIIGLLVSVPIIVWGSTIFIKLLDRFPIILYIGSAVLAYTAANMITEEKFLHAFFEENEVLRVGWIALAVIVIVVSGYLIKKRKATKKSEEKERPHE, translated from the coding sequence ATGAACTATTTCACACCGGATTTTTTGTCTGCTCTTTTATCTATTATCATCATCGATTTGGTATTAGCAGGTGATAATGCGATCGTAATCGGTCTGGCTGCTAAAAATGTCCCGAAAGATAGACAAAAGTCGGTTATCATCTGGGGGACAGCTGGTGCGATTGTGATGCGGATCATCTTGACCTTGATTGTGGTCTGGCTGCTTGCGATACCTGGTCTTCGGCTTATTGGAGGTATATTGCTCCTTTGGATCGCCTTTAAGTTGCTAGTAGAAGAGAAAGGGCACGATATTAGTGCCAAAAATACCTTCTGGTCTGCGCTTATGACGATTATTATTGCGGATACGGTGATGAGTCTTGATAACGTACTTGCGATCGCCAGTGCCGCCAATAATGCGGAACACTCCAATCAGCTATTGGTGATTATTGGTCTCTTGGTTAGTGTCCCGATTATTGTCTGGGGGAGTACGATCTTCATTAAATTATTGGATCGATTCCCGATCATCCTGTATATCGGCTCGGCAGTATTAGCTTATACGGCTGCCAACATGATCACTGAGGAAAAATTCCTGCACGCTTTTTTTGAAGAGAATGAAGTACTGAGGGTTGGTTGGATTGCACTAGCAGTGATAGTAATCGTCGTATCGGGTTATTTGATTAAAAAACGGAAAGCCACCAAAAAAAGTGAAGAAAAGGAACGTCCTCATGAGTAA
- a CDS encoding HAMP domain-containing sensor histidine kinase — protein MKIRYWLMITYLLVMIIPVLSLWGLYQWLVQLDQEQNVKEYFTVTQQASQWEDVLQNPELYRLQHPKKYQDLKTRAESEQIQLKLYRPDGVILYSSLDFSSIGQTSVETLYQDLNNLQKSYYSYNLRKPVLVDKQLIGFYELIVPRSAWQREAASRTSFIFVGAGIAFLVLYLLVLWLLHRKWTKPLQHLMVQMKRFAGGLTVERLPKKKKDEIADLEDRFFQMKDQIEEANQKIQRERIEKERMIASLSHDLKTPLTTIQAYMERLMKQHDLSQIEKEEYQQILYQKIDLMKQMLNDLNVYTTLQSSEYRLEQTIVENEEFFEMLFSGYEELCHQADRNLQTYLAVEGTGYFHDKQMIRLMDNLVSNAIRHTSEQGLISLVAVDHPSKLPDFIFSPSLPEWTTIWSEGVLLLVQNEGEAIPSDFQEHVFSPFMLNDPARRSTIEQRSGLGLSIVQLITEKHGGDVRLWSQSPYGTIVGCWFPKKGA, from the coding sequence TTGAAAATTCGATATTGGTTAATGATCACGTATCTGTTGGTGATGATAATACCAGTTCTTTCCCTTTGGGGACTCTATCAATGGCTTGTGCAATTGGATCAAGAACAAAACGTAAAAGAATACTTCACGGTGACACAACAAGCTAGTCAATGGGAAGATGTCCTACAAAATCCAGAGTTGTATCGTCTACAACATCCAAAAAAATACCAAGATTTGAAAACGAGAGCAGAGTCCGAACAAATTCAATTAAAACTGTATCGTCCTGATGGCGTAATTCTTTATAGTTCACTGGATTTTTCTTCAATTGGACAAACTTCCGTTGAAACACTATATCAAGATCTTAATAACCTTCAAAAAAGTTACTACAGTTATAACTTACGAAAACCAGTGTTAGTGGATAAGCAACTGATCGGTTTTTATGAGCTGATTGTCCCTCGTTCGGCATGGCAACGAGAAGCTGCTTCCAGAACCTCATTCATATTCGTCGGTGCAGGCATTGCATTCTTGGTTCTTTATCTACTAGTCCTTTGGCTACTCCATCGAAAATGGACTAAGCCTCTGCAACATCTTATGGTTCAAATGAAACGATTTGCAGGTGGGCTTACAGTGGAACGGCTACCAAAAAAGAAGAAAGATGAAATTGCAGATTTAGAAGATCGCTTTTTCCAGATGAAAGACCAGATCGAGGAAGCAAACCAGAAGATTCAAAGAGAACGGATTGAAAAAGAGCGTATGATCGCCTCTCTATCCCATGATCTCAAAACGCCTTTAACTACTATTCAAGCCTATATGGAGAGATTGATGAAACAACATGACCTTTCCCAGATTGAAAAAGAGGAATACCAACAAATCTTGTATCAGAAAATCGATTTGATGAAACAGATGCTAAATGATCTTAACGTTTATACGACTCTTCAATCTTCTGAATACCGATTAGAACAAACGATCGTTGAAAATGAAGAATTCTTTGAAATGCTGTTTAGTGGCTATGAGGAACTTTGTCACCAAGCAGATCGGAATCTGCAAACCTATTTGGCTGTTGAAGGAACTGGATATTTCCATGACAAACAGATGATTCGCTTAATGGACAATCTAGTAAGCAATGCAATCCGACATACATCAGAACAAGGGTTGATTTCTCTTGTCGCTGTAGACCATCCGAGCAAACTACCTGACTTTATTTTCTCCCCCTCCCTACCTGAGTGGACGACCATATGGTCTGAAGGAGTGCTGTTACTCGTACAAAACGAAGGCGAAGCAATTCCATCTGATTTTCAAGAGCATGTTTTCTCTCCCTTTATGTTAAATGACCCCGCTAGGAGGTCTACAATCGAACAACGATCTGGTCTAGGACTTTCCATCGTACAGCTTATTACTGAGAAACATGGCGGAGACGTTCGTCTTTGGTCACAATCCCCATATGGAACCATCGTAGGCTGTTGGTTCCCCAAAAAAGGAGCATGA
- a CDS encoding cell wall hydrolase — protein sequence MFSLFSKGMVVVTVMTMGVMTLPFVATAETTKTLSFAKGSKGSYVYDIQHRLHQLGHYKGPQHGNFDNKTEQAVETFQRTQKLPIDGEVDRQTLNRIWDQSLTKADVDLLAKAVHSESRGETMKGKVAVAAVILNRVDSKEFPDSIRGVVYQKRAFTAVEDGQINLKPNQEAYNAVYQAIQGQDPTNGAIYYYNPKIATSKWMKQRAAKSKTTKIGDHVFMK from the coding sequence ATGTTTTCTTTATTTAGTAAAGGTATGGTAGTGGTAACAGTTATGACAATGGGAGTTATGACTCTTCCTTTTGTTGCTACAGCAGAAACGACCAAAACACTCTCTTTTGCAAAAGGATCAAAGGGAAGCTACGTTTATGACATTCAACATCGTTTACATCAATTAGGACATTACAAGGGACCACAACATGGTAACTTTGACAATAAAACAGAACAAGCAGTTGAGACTTTTCAACGTACCCAAAAACTACCGATCGATGGGGAAGTAGATCGTCAAACATTAAATCGTATCTGGGATCAGTCTCTTACCAAAGCAGATGTAGATTTACTTGCGAAAGCTGTTCATAGTGAATCACGTGGCGAAACGATGAAAGGAAAAGTAGCGGTGGCAGCGGTTATCCTAAACCGTGTTGATTCCAAAGAATTTCCTGATTCTATTCGTGGAGTAGTTTACCAAAAACGTGCTTTTACTGCAGTAGAAGATGGACAAATTAACTTGAAACCAAATCAAGAAGCGTATAATGCTGTTTATCAAGCTATTCAAGGTCAAGATCCGACCAATGGTGCAATCTATTACTATAATCCAAAAATTGCAACCTCGAAGTGGATGAAACAGCGTGCAGCCAAATCCAAAACGACTAAAATTGGTGATCATGTCTTTATGAAATAG
- a CDS encoding polymer-forming cytoskeletal protein — MKRFFFFLGKAILASILLAILLLGFSFLDNGNLSQGIRSAIGWDLPRNMVQIPADFDTDTENETNEWNSPNEDLSFQEQTIHHNITGQSVIIQQRSQIIGNVIGTDSVLLSDSSVVGTIQAPSVQIGEGMPLDKMRRETYVKGNVLGSNIVLKGYSVVLGNIGESNSSLDIRGRVTGNLIGQQIVLRSGAQIQGDVITTQPEVVMEEGAIVRGQVKSPSGQPVHVVHIPQSIEDPHNQLIHRKKNDSIEYSMPLESDHFHERGHRYDDEYLGEDDYHPKHVIYKFHGRDGWNGSFFLWLPILLGLIAIVVFAQILGKNELEKSLTHLQNQPKRSLWIGFLTGLIAVPAIFLLGITIIGIPVAIALSLLLLGALWFGFTIVSEEVGTYLAGRWEWLGKQNSFLHNVFGILLIASLIWIPILGWLLMIALLFTGFGAVIIEWRPRLQNQWKQWREKRKKQKTKTEQQGTKEPNEIPNQEDASVEITPEEEEKKDQ; from the coding sequence ATGAAGCGTTTCTTTTTCTTTTTAGGGAAGGCAATTTTAGCTAGTATCTTACTTGCCATTTTATTACTCGGATTTAGCTTCTTAGATAATGGAAACCTATCCCAAGGAATTCGGTCGGCCATCGGTTGGGATTTACCAAGAAATATGGTTCAAATTCCTGCTGATTTTGACACGGATACTGAAAACGAGACAAACGAATGGAATAGCCCAAACGAAGATCTAAGCTTTCAAGAGCAAACCATTCATCATAATATCACCGGACAAAGTGTTATCATCCAACAACGTTCTCAAATCATTGGAAATGTGATAGGAACTGATTCTGTTCTTCTCTCTGATTCCAGCGTAGTAGGAACTATCCAGGCACCTTCCGTTCAAATAGGGGAAGGAATGCCTTTAGACAAAATGAGAAGAGAGACTTATGTAAAAGGAAACGTTCTCGGCTCGAATATTGTGCTGAAAGGGTACAGTGTAGTGCTGGGAAACATTGGAGAAAGTAATAGTAGCCTGGATATAAGAGGACGCGTAACTGGCAATTTAATAGGCCAACAAATTGTATTGCGTAGTGGAGCACAGATTCAAGGCGATGTTATCACTACACAACCAGAAGTGGTCATGGAAGAGGGCGCGATTGTTCGAGGGCAAGTCAAATCTCCATCTGGTCAACCAGTACATGTCGTTCACATTCCACAATCAATAGAAGATCCACATAATCAGTTGATCCATCGAAAAAAGAACGACTCAATCGAATATTCTATGCCCCTAGAAAGTGATCACTTTCATGAACGAGGACATCGATACGATGATGAATACCTGGGTGAAGATGATTACCATCCAAAACATGTAATCTATAAATTTCACGGTAGGGATGGTTGGAACGGTTCCTTTTTCTTGTGGCTTCCTATTCTCCTTGGCTTGATTGCGATCGTCGTCTTTGCCCAGATCCTTGGGAAAAACGAATTAGAGAAGAGCCTAACTCACTTACAAAACCAACCAAAGCGTTCTCTATGGATTGGTTTTCTCACAGGACTGATCGCAGTGCCAGCAATCTTTTTACTGGGCATTACCATCATTGGAATTCCTGTTGCCATCGCACTGAGTCTCCTCTTACTTGGAGCACTATGGTTCGGTTTTACGATCGTTTCCGAAGAGGTTGGGACCTACCTAGCAGGACGTTGGGAGTGGCTAGGAAAGCAAAACAGCTTCTTGCATAACGTCTTTGGAATTTTATTAATCGCAAGCCTTATCTGGATCCCAATCCTTGGCTGGCTTCTCATGATCGCATTATTGTTCACTGGATTTGGTGCTGTCATAATCGAATGGCGCCCAAGATTACAGAACCAATGGAAACAATGGCGTGAAAAAAGGAAAAAACAAAAGACAAAAACGGAGCAACAAGGTACAAAAGAACCAAATGAAATCCCAAATCAAGAAGATGCTTCTGTGGAAATAACACCAGAAGAGGAAGAGAAAAAAGATCAATAA